Genomic window (Arthrobacter sp. StoSoilA2):
TGGCGACGCTCCCGCCGTCGGGAGTATCTTCAAGAACCCCGAACTGGCCGAGACCTACCGCCTGCTGGCAAAGCAAGGCACCAGCGCTTTCTACACGGGTCCGCTCGCAGAAGAAATTGTCTCCGCAGTAAAAGCACCGCCGAAATCCGGCGAGACTGACCTGCCCGTACCGGTCGGGTTCATGACAACGGACGATCTCGCCGGGTACAAGGCTCTCGACCAGGATCCAACGCACGTGGAGTACCGCGGCTATGACGTCTATGGAATGGCGCCATCCAGCAGCGGTGGAACCACTGTTGGCGAGTCGCTGAACATCCTGGAAAACTTCGAGCTCAAGGACATGCAGCCGGTGGACGCGCTGCACCACTATTTCGAGGCCAGCTCGCTGGCGTTCGCCGACCGTGGCGCTTATGTGGGCGATCCGGCCTTCGTTGATGTTCCCACTGATGTCCTCACAGACCCGATTTTCGGGAAGGAACGCGCCTGCGAGATTGATCCGACTGTTGCAGCTCCCAAGCCGGTTACCCCGGGAGACATAACAACGTACGACGGCGCGTGCCCGGCCGCGGCTGCACCGCTCGCCGACGAGACGGACACCGAGAACATTTCCACCACCAACCTGACTGTCGCCGACAAATGGGGAAACGTGGTGGAGTACACCCTGACCATTGAGCAAACAGGTGGATCCGGAATCGTCGTCCCGGGCCGCGGATTCCTCTTGAACAACGAGTTGACTGACTTCAGCGCCGAATACAAAGCGACTGATCCCAACAGGATCCAGCCAGGCAAACGTCCCCGTTCTTCGATGTCGCCCACCATCATCCTGCAAGACGGCAACCCGTTCCTGGCCCTCGGTTCGCCGGGCGGATCTACCATCATCACCACCGTGCTGCAGACCATCCTTAACCGCATTGACCTGGGGATGGATATCTCCGAGGCAATCGCCGCTCCGCGGGCTGCTCCTCGAAACGGTCTCACCGTGAGTTCCGAGCCGGCGTTCATTGATGCTTACGGCCCCGCGCTGGAATCGTTGGGCCATGATCTGGTCCCGGCCGGTGATGCTTTCACCTCGGCGGCCGAAATAGGCGCAGCTACGGCGATTGAGTTCGGCGAAGG
Coding sequences:
- the ggt gene encoding gamma-glutamyltransferase: MTHVRRQLAAVTAALALSVTSGAVAGPAFADPRETDKNPTATGYGGAVSTVDPEASAAAIEVLRKGGNAADAAVAAAATLGVTEPYSAGIGGGGYFVFYDAKTKKVSTIDGRETAPATMPNDAFIDPATVKPYLFTTKRPELPTSGVSVGVPGTPATWERALERWGTLDLGEALKPAIKVANRGFVVDETFRNQTLDNKFRFNTFTSTQDLFLPGGDAPAVGSIFKNPELAETYRLLAKQGTSAFYTGPLAEEIVSAVKAPPKSGETDLPVPVGFMTTDDLAGYKALDQDPTHVEYRGYDVYGMAPSSSGGTTVGESLNILENFELKDMQPVDALHHYFEASSLAFADRGAYVGDPAFVDVPTDVLTDPIFGKERACEIDPTVAAPKPVTPGDITTYDGACPAAAAPLADETDTENISTTNLTVADKWGNVVEYTLTIEQTGGSGIVVPGRGFLLNNELTDFSAEYKATDPNRIQPGKRPRSSMSPTIILQDGNPFLALGSPGGSTIITTVLQTILNRIDLGMDISEAIAAPRAAPRNGLTVSSEPAFIDAYGPALESLGHDLVPAGDAFTSAAEIGAATAIEFGEGGKLTAAAEPTRRGGGSAMVLKPSSGP